From a region of the Syngnathus typhle isolate RoL2023-S1 ecotype Sweden linkage group LG12, RoL_Styp_1.0, whole genome shotgun sequence genome:
- the LOC133163548 gene encoding protein FAM222A isoform X2, giving the protein MTTMTSIFNFSYGSRGNQRSEMDRPERLRESPSAASRYPSPAELDAFAKKTASSPLCIKIFPSDIRVPQHKQLSKTVNGLDTTGQSYSPYSQPYSGGYRGLLAIGKAAAVKGVLKNSEGKRTKQAHSQACLTPYKNPVNGGFAIRPGHKAYHVNSCKPDVPAETLCSRGDHGLLPRSELAEVQSLMRQLNRVTRAGGEARPSPSLQAVAAVAHSDFGAGIPPTQSSMAFGGAVVPTQSAARVARADYAAWQHRHQVYQQGATRMYNLDSGVAQSPESCLPPLASSTYGVHQPMQGHFSVRHFFTPLWDGLTATPNSDCYASQVPGTMAPPHPGFHHQTHFHPPPLPVPVHPQVYGTEQTACCGPPSSSLCHAAALSRSLQSLECLISEIQPPCIKERMLGRGYEAVGTQQMLEQQQQQQPHHSHHPHAHIQLPVYR; this is encoded by the exons ATGACAACAATGAcctctatttttaatttttcctaCGGGTCAAGAGGCAACCAGCGATCCGAAATGGATCGTCCAGAGAGATTGC GCGAATCACCCTCGGCGGCTTCCCGATACCCGTCCCCCGCCGAGCTGGATGCCTTTGCCAAGAAGACCGCCAGCAGCCCGCTGTGCATCAAGATCTTTCCCTCGGACATCCGGGTGCCGCAACACAAACAGCTGAGCAAGACGGTGAACGGCTTGGACACCACGGGCCAGAGCTATAGTCCCTACTCGCAACCCTACTCCGGAGGCTACCGGGGCTTGTTGGCCATCGGCAAGGCGGCAGCGGTTAAGGGCGTGCTGAAAAACTCAGAAGGGAAAAGGACCAAACAAGCGCACAGCCAGGCTTGTCTGACGCCGTATAAAAATCCAGTGAATGGTGGATTTGCCATCAGGCCGGGGCATAAGGCCTATCACGTAAACTCGTGTAAGCCCGATGTTCCCGCGGAGACGCTTTGTTCTCGCGGAGATCACGGCTTGCTCCCTCGCTCTGAGCTGGCGGAGGTTCAGAGCCTGATGAGGCAGCTGAACAGAGTCACCAGGGCAGGGGGCGAGGCGAGGCCCAGCCCCTCCCTGCAGGCGGTGGCGGCCGTGGCTCACTCGGATTTTGGCGCCGGCATCCCCCCGACGCAAAGTAGCATGGCATTCGGCGGGGCGGTGGTCCCCACGCAGAGCGCCGCCCGCGTGGCCCGAGCCGACTACGCCGCGTGGCAGCACAGGCATCAGGTGTACCAGCAGGGAGCCACCAGGATGTACAACCTCGACTCCGGCGTTGCGCAATCTCCCGAAAGCTGCCTGCCGCCTTTGGCGTCCTCTACGTACGGGGTACATCAACCCATGCAGGGTCACTTTTCGGTCAGACACTTCTTCACGCCGCTGTGGGACGGCCTCACCGCTACACCCAATAGCGACTGCTACGCTTCTCAGGTGCCGGGCACCATGGCGCCCCCGCATCCCGGATTCCACCACCAGACACATTTCCACCCTCCCCCTCTTCCAGTTCCTGTTCACCCTCAG GTCTACGGCACAGAGCAAACCGCCTGCTGCGGGCCGCCGAGCTCAAGTCTGTGCCACGCCGCAGCACTCAGCAGAAGTCTGCAGTCTCTGGAGTGCCTCATCAGTGAAATCCAGCCGCCCTGCATCAAAGAGCGCATGCTGGGCCGCGGGTACGAGGCCGTCGGGACGCAGCAGAtgctggagcagcagcagcagcagcagcctcatcATTCTCATCATCCGCACGCCCACATTCAACTTCCCGTCTACAGATGA
- the LOC133163548 gene encoding protein FAM222A isoform X1 — MLACIQRRQNLSSQHLTCVPKSLDVLTPPLLLPAPPPPPQPRTRKGESPSAASRYPSPAELDAFAKKTASSPLCIKIFPSDIRVPQHKQLSKTVNGLDTTGQSYSPYSQPYSGGYRGLLAIGKAAAVKGVLKNSEGKRTKQAHSQACLTPYKNPVNGGFAIRPGHKAYHVNSCKPDVPAETLCSRGDHGLLPRSELAEVQSLMRQLNRVTRAGGEARPSPSLQAVAAVAHSDFGAGIPPTQSSMAFGGAVVPTQSAARVARADYAAWQHRHQVYQQGATRMYNLDSGVAQSPESCLPPLASSTYGVHQPMQGHFSVRHFFTPLWDGLTATPNSDCYASQVPGTMAPPHPGFHHQTHFHPPPLPVPVHPQVYGTEQTACCGPPSSSLCHAAALSRSLQSLECLISEIQPPCIKERMLGRGYEAVGTQQMLEQQQQQQPHHSHHPHAHIQLPVYR, encoded by the exons ATGCTGGCCTGCATTCAAAGACGGCAGAACCTGTCGTCGCAACATTTGACCTGCGTGCCTAAAAGCCTGGATGTCCTCACGCCGCCATTGCTGCTACCTGCGCCGCCCCCACCGCCGCAGCCACGTACCCGTAAAG GCGAATCACCCTCGGCGGCTTCCCGATACCCGTCCCCCGCCGAGCTGGATGCCTTTGCCAAGAAGACCGCCAGCAGCCCGCTGTGCATCAAGATCTTTCCCTCGGACATCCGGGTGCCGCAACACAAACAGCTGAGCAAGACGGTGAACGGCTTGGACACCACGGGCCAGAGCTATAGTCCCTACTCGCAACCCTACTCCGGAGGCTACCGGGGCTTGTTGGCCATCGGCAAGGCGGCAGCGGTTAAGGGCGTGCTGAAAAACTCAGAAGGGAAAAGGACCAAACAAGCGCACAGCCAGGCTTGTCTGACGCCGTATAAAAATCCAGTGAATGGTGGATTTGCCATCAGGCCGGGGCATAAGGCCTATCACGTAAACTCGTGTAAGCCCGATGTTCCCGCGGAGACGCTTTGTTCTCGCGGAGATCACGGCTTGCTCCCTCGCTCTGAGCTGGCGGAGGTTCAGAGCCTGATGAGGCAGCTGAACAGAGTCACCAGGGCAGGGGGCGAGGCGAGGCCCAGCCCCTCCCTGCAGGCGGTGGCGGCCGTGGCTCACTCGGATTTTGGCGCCGGCATCCCCCCGACGCAAAGTAGCATGGCATTCGGCGGGGCGGTGGTCCCCACGCAGAGCGCCGCCCGCGTGGCCCGAGCCGACTACGCCGCGTGGCAGCACAGGCATCAGGTGTACCAGCAGGGAGCCACCAGGATGTACAACCTCGACTCCGGCGTTGCGCAATCTCCCGAAAGCTGCCTGCCGCCTTTGGCGTCCTCTACGTACGGGGTACATCAACCCATGCAGGGTCACTTTTCGGTCAGACACTTCTTCACGCCGCTGTGGGACGGCCTCACCGCTACACCCAATAGCGACTGCTACGCTTCTCAGGTGCCGGGCACCATGGCGCCCCCGCATCCCGGATTCCACCACCAGACACATTTCCACCCTCCCCCTCTTCCAGTTCCTGTTCACCCTCAG GTCTACGGCACAGAGCAAACCGCCTGCTGCGGGCCGCCGAGCTCAAGTCTGTGCCACGCCGCAGCACTCAGCAGAAGTCTGCAGTCTCTGGAGTGCCTCATCAGTGAAATCCAGCCGCCCTGCATCAAAGAGCGCATGCTGGGCCGCGGGTACGAGGCCGTCGGGACGCAGCAGAtgctggagcagcagcagcagcagcagcctcatcATTCTCATCATCCGCACGCCCACATTCAACTTCCCGTCTACAGATGA
- the LOC133163552 gene encoding glycolipid transfer protein-like — MSLLLDNSFGELPPDNSVNTKLFLETVSHLPSFFDCLGSKVFSPIKSDINGNITKIKEVYMKDPQRYITLQQILEAERQDLGVEWPKAGATLALMWLKRGLRFIQVLLQSLVDGEQDTNQPNLIRINITKAYEQALKQYHGWFVQKIFTTALYAAPYRSDLLKALSKGEDVKEEECLENLRHFLVNFTATVDAIYEMYVRLNAEMHYTV, encoded by the exons ATGTCTCTGCTTCTGGACAACAGCTTCGGAGAACTGCCTCCGGACAACTCCGTCAACACCAAACTCTTCCTAGAGACAGTCTCGCACCTTCCGTCCTTCTTCG actgTTTGGGCTCCAAAGTCTTTTCACCCATCAAGTCAGACATTAATGGCAACATCACG AAAATTAAAGAAGTTTACATGAAAGACCCGCAGCGGTACATCACCCTGCAGCAGATCCTGGAGGCCGAGCGGCAAGACCTTGGGGTCGAGTGGCCCAAAGCGGGAGCCACGCTGGCTCTCATGTGGCTCAAGAG GGGTCTCCGTTTCATCCAAGTTTTGCTACAGAGTTTGGTCGACGGTGAACAAGATACGAACCAACCCAACCTCATTCGCATTAACATCACCAAAGCCTACGAGCAGGCGCTCAAGCAATACCACGGGTGGTTTGTGCAGAAAATCTTCACT ACGGCGCTGTATGCGGCTCCCTACCGCTCCGACCTCCTCAAGGCACTGTCAAAAGGAGAGGATGTGAAAGAGGAAGAATGTCTCGAAAACCTGCGTCACTTCCTGGTCAACTTCACTGCCACTGTTGATGCTATCTATGAGATGTACGTGAGGCTCAATGCAGAGATGCACTACACAGTTTGA
- the LOC133163548 gene encoding protein FAM222A isoform X3, whose protein sequence is MDRPERLRESPSAASRYPSPAELDAFAKKTASSPLCIKIFPSDIRVPQHKQLSKTVNGLDTTGQSYSPYSQPYSGGYRGLLAIGKAAAVKGVLKNSEGKRTKQAHSQACLTPYKNPVNGGFAIRPGHKAYHVNSCKPDVPAETLCSRGDHGLLPRSELAEVQSLMRQLNRVTRAGGEARPSPSLQAVAAVAHSDFGAGIPPTQSSMAFGGAVVPTQSAARVARADYAAWQHRHQVYQQGATRMYNLDSGVAQSPESCLPPLASSTYGVHQPMQGHFSVRHFFTPLWDGLTATPNSDCYASQVPGTMAPPHPGFHHQTHFHPPPLPVPVHPQVYGTEQTACCGPPSSSLCHAAALSRSLQSLECLISEIQPPCIKERMLGRGYEAVGTQQMLEQQQQQQPHHSHHPHAHIQLPVYR, encoded by the exons ATGGATCGTCCAGAGAGATTGC GCGAATCACCCTCGGCGGCTTCCCGATACCCGTCCCCCGCCGAGCTGGATGCCTTTGCCAAGAAGACCGCCAGCAGCCCGCTGTGCATCAAGATCTTTCCCTCGGACATCCGGGTGCCGCAACACAAACAGCTGAGCAAGACGGTGAACGGCTTGGACACCACGGGCCAGAGCTATAGTCCCTACTCGCAACCCTACTCCGGAGGCTACCGGGGCTTGTTGGCCATCGGCAAGGCGGCAGCGGTTAAGGGCGTGCTGAAAAACTCAGAAGGGAAAAGGACCAAACAAGCGCACAGCCAGGCTTGTCTGACGCCGTATAAAAATCCAGTGAATGGTGGATTTGCCATCAGGCCGGGGCATAAGGCCTATCACGTAAACTCGTGTAAGCCCGATGTTCCCGCGGAGACGCTTTGTTCTCGCGGAGATCACGGCTTGCTCCCTCGCTCTGAGCTGGCGGAGGTTCAGAGCCTGATGAGGCAGCTGAACAGAGTCACCAGGGCAGGGGGCGAGGCGAGGCCCAGCCCCTCCCTGCAGGCGGTGGCGGCCGTGGCTCACTCGGATTTTGGCGCCGGCATCCCCCCGACGCAAAGTAGCATGGCATTCGGCGGGGCGGTGGTCCCCACGCAGAGCGCCGCCCGCGTGGCCCGAGCCGACTACGCCGCGTGGCAGCACAGGCATCAGGTGTACCAGCAGGGAGCCACCAGGATGTACAACCTCGACTCCGGCGTTGCGCAATCTCCCGAAAGCTGCCTGCCGCCTTTGGCGTCCTCTACGTACGGGGTACATCAACCCATGCAGGGTCACTTTTCGGTCAGACACTTCTTCACGCCGCTGTGGGACGGCCTCACCGCTACACCCAATAGCGACTGCTACGCTTCTCAGGTGCCGGGCACCATGGCGCCCCCGCATCCCGGATTCCACCACCAGACACATTTCCACCCTCCCCCTCTTCCAGTTCCTGTTCACCCTCAG GTCTACGGCACAGAGCAAACCGCCTGCTGCGGGCCGCCGAGCTCAAGTCTGTGCCACGCCGCAGCACTCAGCAGAAGTCTGCAGTCTCTGGAGTGCCTCATCAGTGAAATCCAGCCGCCCTGCATCAAAGAGCGCATGCTGGGCCGCGGGTACGAGGCCGTCGGGACGCAGCAGAtgctggagcagcagcagcagcagcagcctcatcATTCTCATCATCCGCACGCCCACATTCAACTTCCCGTCTACAGATGA